A genomic window from Blastococcus saxobsidens DD2 includes:
- a CDS encoding LLM class flavin-dependent oxidoreductase, whose protein sequence is MHLGVDSFVSAVTDPRTERVIGPEERMAHLLEEIELADRVGLYSFGIGEHHRSEYYDSAPPVILAAAAARTSRIRLGSAVTVLSAADPVRVFQQFATLDLISQGRIDLVVGRGSFTEAFPLFGLGLADYDELFAEKLDLLLRIRESEHVTWSGEHRPALTGQGVYPRPLQDPLPIWVGVGGTPESFARAGLLGLPLMVAIIGGEPRQFAPLIDLYRRAGAHAGHPPEKLQVGLHVFGFVAESTQAAADTIFPGWHELFTKVSRERGFAAPTRAQFDVTSGPDGAFFMGDPDTVAEKLVRISGQLGGVDRVSIQMTNPRLAHEDLLRGIELLGTEVAPRVAAS, encoded by the coding sequence ATGCACCTCGGCGTCGACAGCTTCGTCTCCGCCGTCACCGATCCCCGTACCGAGCGGGTGATCGGTCCCGAGGAGCGCATGGCGCACCTGCTGGAGGAGATCGAGCTCGCCGACCGCGTGGGGCTCTACTCCTTCGGCATCGGCGAGCACCACCGCAGCGAGTACTACGACTCCGCGCCGCCGGTGATCCTCGCCGCCGCGGCCGCCCGCACCTCGCGCATCCGCCTCGGCAGTGCCGTGACGGTGCTCAGCGCCGCGGACCCGGTGCGGGTCTTCCAGCAGTTCGCCACCCTGGACCTAATCTCCCAGGGGCGCATCGACCTGGTGGTGGGTCGTGGCTCGTTCACCGAGGCCTTCCCGCTGTTCGGGCTGGGCCTGGCCGACTACGACGAGCTGTTCGCCGAGAAGCTGGACCTGCTGCTGCGGATCCGGGAGTCCGAGCACGTCACCTGGTCGGGGGAGCACCGGCCGGCGCTGACCGGCCAGGGCGTGTACCCGCGGCCGCTGCAGGACCCGCTGCCGATCTGGGTCGGCGTGGGCGGAACGCCGGAGTCCTTCGCCCGGGCGGGGCTGCTCGGGCTGCCGCTCATGGTGGCGATCATCGGCGGGGAGCCCCGGCAGTTCGCCCCGCTGATCGACCTGTACCGGCGGGCCGGGGCGCACGCCGGGCACCCGCCGGAGAAGCTGCAGGTGGGGCTGCACGTGTTCGGCTTCGTGGCCGAGAGCACGCAGGCCGCCGCGGACACCATCTTCCCCGGCTGGCACGAGCTGTTCACGAAGGTCTCCCGTGAGCGCGGGTTCGCCGCACCCACCCGCGCCCAGTTCGACGTGACCAGCGGCCCGGACGGCGCCTTCTTCATGGGCGACCCCGACACCGTCGCCGAGAAGCTGGTCCGGATCTCCGGGCAGCTCGGCGGCGTCGACCGGGTGTCGATCCAGATGACCAACCCGCGGCTGGCGCACGAGGACCTGCTGCGCGGGATCGAGCTGCTGGGCACCGAGGTCGCCCCGCGGGTCGCCGCTTCCTGA
- a CDS encoding alpha/beta hydrolase encodes MDTRTLLLGDWTPVVRDGIDVLRLVVLGAAAWYALSGDAGAAAVLAVMGGVTLLARAVDLPRVHDLSVTVGMALQGFGEVWGLYDRFVRFDDLVHVTLPMLTAPVVYIALARLDVVPDPRDETHRQVDAYVADPRCGFGLSAADNEQMFVSARQLADRERLGGVRPDLPVYVAVGDEDPVTGQLALVHGLVQRLQAAGLSDVTLKVYEGARHEVFNETNRAEVVADLLRWLDRVVPAG; translated from the coding sequence GTGGACACGCGCACGCTGCTCCTCGGCGACTGGACGCCGGTCGTCCGCGACGGCATCGACGTGCTGCGGCTGGTCGTCCTCGGCGCCGCGGCCTGGTACGCGCTCAGCGGCGACGCCGGGGCGGCCGCGGTGCTGGCCGTGATGGGCGGGGTCACGCTGCTCGCCCGTGCGGTGGACCTGCCGCGCGTCCACGACCTCTCGGTGACCGTCGGCATGGCGCTGCAGGGGTTCGGCGAGGTCTGGGGCCTCTACGACCGCTTCGTGCGGTTCGACGACCTGGTGCACGTCACGCTGCCGATGCTCACCGCGCCCGTCGTCTACATCGCGCTGGCCCGGCTCGACGTCGTCCCCGATCCGCGCGACGAGACCCACCGGCAGGTCGACGCCTACGTCGCCGACCCGCGGTGCGGGTTCGGCCTGTCTGCCGCCGACAACGAGCAGATGTTCGTGTCGGCCCGGCAGCTGGCCGACCGGGAGCGGCTCGGCGGGGTCCGTCCCGACCTGCCGGTGTACGTGGCCGTCGGGGACGAGGACCCGGTCACCGGGCAGCTGGCCCTCGTGCACGGCCTGGTGCAGCGGCTCCAGGCCGCGGGGCTGAGCGACGTCACGCTGAAGGTCTACGAGGGCGCCCGGCACGAGGTCTTCAACGAGACCAACCGCGCCGAGGTCGTCGCCGACCTGCTGCGCTGGCTCGACCGGGTCGTGCCGGCGGGCTGA
- a CDS encoding GAF and ANTAR domain-containing protein yields the protein MASTENPQRSAAAEALEQLGRLSLREHSMKSVLQTVAELTSAVMPGNTEASVSLLRNDKPSTPVSSGRLALDLDESQYSRGHGPCLHAASTGEWVQVDDARTETRWRDYMDKAVEHGSLSSLSVPLPIAEGISGALNIYAREPHAFSAESRSVADQLTPYAAVAAGNMYAYESARSMAENLQVALESRAVIDQAKGILMERYKVTPDQAFQLLAQASMRSNTKVRTVADTLVRTGEFLLP from the coding sequence GTGGCCAGCACCGAGAACCCGCAGCGGTCGGCCGCAGCCGAGGCGCTGGAGCAGCTGGGCCGGCTCTCCCTGCGCGAGCACTCGATGAAGTCGGTCCTGCAGACGGTCGCCGAATTGACCAGCGCTGTGATGCCGGGCAACACCGAAGCCTCGGTGAGCCTGCTACGCAACGACAAGCCCAGCACCCCGGTGTCCAGCGGCAGGCTCGCACTGGATCTGGACGAGAGCCAGTACAGCCGGGGCCACGGGCCCTGCCTGCATGCCGCCTCCACCGGCGAATGGGTCCAGGTCGACGACGCGCGGACCGAGACCCGCTGGCGCGACTACATGGACAAGGCCGTCGAGCACGGCAGCCTCAGCTCGCTGTCCGTGCCGCTCCCGATCGCTGAGGGCATTTCCGGGGCGCTGAACATCTACGCCCGGGAGCCGCACGCCTTCTCCGCGGAGAGCCGCTCGGTCGCCGACCAGCTCACTCCCTACGCCGCAGTGGCCGCGGGGAACATGTACGCCTACGAGAGCGCTCGATCGATGGCCGAGAACCTGCAGGTCGCGCTGGAGTCGCGCGCCGTCATCGACCAGGCCAAGGGCATCCTCATGGAGCGCTACAAGGTGACCCCCGACCAGGCCTTCCAGCTGCTGGCCCAGGCCTCCATGAGATCCAACACGAAGGTCCGCACCGTGGCCGACACTCTCGTCCGCACCGGCGAGTTCCTGCTCCCGTGA
- a CDS encoding DUF1622 domain-containing protein, which translates to MEELLLDVVNVLVVIVEACGAAVIIIGAVWAFLLFLWVGLTHRDAGSFVPVRLTLGRFLALGLEFQLAGDILKTAVAPSWEEIGQLAAIAAIRTALNYFLGKEIAEERRQVDEEKERSSDGAADSSSGSTSHPSSDDPRGTASGTRTGRRG; encoded by the coding sequence GTGGAAGAGCTGCTGCTGGACGTCGTCAACGTGCTGGTCGTCATCGTGGAGGCCTGTGGCGCCGCGGTCATCATCATCGGGGCGGTCTGGGCGTTCCTCCTCTTCCTGTGGGTCGGGCTCACCCACCGGGACGCCGGCTCGTTCGTCCCCGTCCGGCTCACCCTGGGCCGGTTCCTGGCCCTGGGGCTGGAGTTCCAGCTGGCCGGCGACATCCTGAAGACTGCGGTGGCGCCCAGCTGGGAGGAGATCGGGCAGCTCGCCGCGATCGCCGCGATCCGGACCGCGCTGAACTACTTCCTGGGCAAGGAGATCGCCGAGGAGCGCCGCCAGGTCGACGAGGAGAAGGAACGATCCTCCGACGGGGCGGCGGACTCCTCGTCCGGCTCGACGTCCCACCCGTCGTCGGACGATCCGCGCGGTACGGCGTCGGGCACGCGCACCGGGCGGAGGGGGTGA
- a CDS encoding DUF1622 domain-containing protein, which yields MSSTLAAVPGIASQFIAAAALVAALLALAATRRPALALGILLDMLVAAGLLRLVGDPSWRAIATIAIVIAIRHLVAHGLRLAARSWKETEKEPPDRTRRRYEQTVRHLLQPAWRR from the coding sequence GTGAGCTCGACGCTGGCCGCCGTCCCCGGCATCGCCTCGCAGTTCATCGCGGCAGCGGCCCTCGTGGCCGCCCTCCTCGCCCTGGCCGCGACCCGCCGGCCGGCGCTGGCCCTCGGCATCCTGCTCGACATGCTGGTCGCCGCCGGCCTGCTCCGGCTGGTCGGCGACCCCAGCTGGCGGGCCATCGCCACCATCGCGATCGTCATCGCGATCCGCCACCTGGTGGCCCACGGCCTGCGGCTGGCAGCGCGGTCCTGGAAGGAGACGGAGAAGGAGCCACCGGACCGGACGCGGCGGCGGTACGAGCAGACCGTGCGCCACCTGCTCCAGCCGGCCTGGCGGCGGTGA
- a CDS encoding glycosyltransferase family 4 protein — protein sequence MSRRVAFVADSDAWGGAEVYLTHLLRRADRNGWSASLVCAEPVAADFAAVVPPGRVTTVPVARHQERAPAVAAALAGGRPDVVLVNLVDPGSNAAAVAAALEVAPTVGVLHLTGDTGTGVRRSELAALYQRFVAVLSPSAEGRDQVLADLGVPASRVRVVPNGVDVPGIPSGPAGHPVPRVGALGRLTAQKGFDVLAEAVRTLVADGIPLQVLIGGAGRDEAVLRAAAAGLPITFCGFVGDGRRFLAGLDVFCLPSRREALPLALLEAMTEGLPCVTTDVGDVAVAVGEDAVVVPPGDAPALAAALAGLLTDGARRAELGRRARRRAVAGMDADLMARQTFAVLERARR from the coding sequence GTGAGCCGCCGCGTGGCGTTCGTCGCCGACTCCGACGCCTGGGGCGGCGCGGAGGTGTACCTGACCCACCTGCTCCGGCGGGCGGACCGGAACGGCTGGTCGGCGTCCCTCGTCTGCGCGGAGCCGGTGGCAGCGGACTTCGCGGCCGTCGTCCCGCCCGGCCGGGTCACCACGGTCCCCGTGGCCCGGCACCAGGAGCGCGCACCGGCCGTCGCCGCCGCGCTGGCCGGCGGTCGACCCGACGTCGTGCTGGTGAACCTCGTCGACCCGGGGTCCAACGCGGCCGCCGTCGCCGCCGCGCTCGAGGTCGCGCCGACGGTGGGCGTCCTCCACCTGACCGGCGACACCGGCACGGGCGTGCGGCGCAGTGAACTGGCGGCCCTCTACCAGCGCTTCGTGGCCGTGCTCAGCCCGTCGGCGGAGGGCCGCGACCAGGTGCTGGCCGACCTCGGCGTCCCGGCCTCCCGGGTGCGCGTCGTCCCCAACGGGGTGGACGTCCCCGGGATCCCCAGCGGCCCGGCGGGGCACCCGGTGCCCCGGGTCGGCGCGCTGGGCCGGCTGACCGCGCAGAAGGGGTTCGACGTGCTCGCCGAGGCCGTGCGCACCCTCGTCGCGGACGGGATCCCGCTCCAGGTGCTGATCGGTGGCGCCGGCCGCGACGAGGCGGTGCTGCGCGCCGCCGCGGCCGGGCTCCCGATCACCTTCTGCGGGTTCGTCGGCGACGGGCGCCGGTTCCTCGCCGGCCTCGACGTCTTCTGCCTGCCGTCCCGCCGGGAGGCGCTGCCGCTGGCGCTGCTCGAGGCGATGACCGAGGGGCTGCCGTGCGTGACCACCGACGTGGGGGACGTCGCCGTCGCGGTCGGCGAGGACGCCGTGGTGGTGCCCCCCGGTGACGCCCCCGCGCTGGCCGCGGCGCTGGCCGGCCTGCTGACCGACGGGGCTCGCCGTGCCGAACTGGGCCGACGGGCGCGGCGACGCGCGGTGGCCGGGATGGACGCCGACCTCATGGCCCGGCAGACCTTCGCGGTGCTGGAGCGGGCGCGGCGCTGA
- a CDS encoding glycosyltransferase family 9 protein, translated as MAGAGLEPGRYVVLHAGASSPTRRWPAARYAAVGDALAADGWDVVLTGVPGERDISAAVRARMTAPVTDLTGATSLGGLAALLRDCAALIGNDTGSAHLAAAVGARSVTVFLPGDPVRWAHRGPRHRAVVADVGCAPCPHLVCPIDFRCAASVRPAAVLAAVHEVLGEEDAR; from the coding sequence CTGGCGGGGGCCGGTCTCGAGCCCGGCCGGTACGTCGTCCTGCACGCGGGGGCGTCGTCGCCGACCCGCCGGTGGCCGGCCGCGCGCTATGCGGCCGTCGGCGACGCCCTCGCCGCCGACGGCTGGGACGTGGTGCTCACCGGCGTGCCGGGGGAGCGGGACATCAGCGCGGCCGTGCGGGCCCGGATGACCGCGCCGGTCACCGACCTCACCGGTGCGACCAGCCTGGGCGGCCTCGCCGCGCTGCTGCGCGACTGCGCCGCGCTGATCGGCAACGACACCGGTTCCGCGCACCTGGCGGCCGCGGTCGGCGCGCGCAGCGTGACCGTGTTCCTCCCGGGCGATCCGGTGCGGTGGGCACACCGTGGCCCCCGGCACCGGGCGGTCGTGGCCGACGTCGGGTGCGCGCCCTGCCCGCACCTGGTCTGCCCGATCGACTTCCGGTGCGCGGCCTCGGTCCGCCCGGCCGCGGTGCTCGCCGCCGTCCACGAGGTGCTCGGGGAGGAGGACGCCCGGTGA
- a CDS encoding glycosyltransferase family 9 protein has product MTAPLADPAVRRVALVRLRVGLGDLVCSMPALRRLRDARPDLRVSLITWAEMAPVVDRMAGLVDELLPFPGAEGIPERAPDPAGWAPFLVAAAQRRFDLALQVYGDRPAANRVTAALGARLTGGFAPTGWQPPSGTGGLHLRYPLDVHEVDRHLRLFEHLGLPPGAPAPMSFPLSGGG; this is encoded by the coding sequence GTGACCGCTCCGCTCGCCGATCCCGCCGTCCGGCGGGTGGCGCTCGTGCGCCTGCGTGTGGGGCTGGGGGACCTGGTCTGCTCGATGCCGGCGCTGCGCCGGCTGCGCGATGCCCGCCCGGATCTGCGGGTCAGCCTGATCACGTGGGCGGAGATGGCGCCGGTGGTCGACCGGATGGCCGGCCTGGTCGACGAGCTGCTGCCCTTTCCCGGTGCCGAGGGGATCCCCGAGCGGGCGCCCGATCCCGCCGGGTGGGCGCCGTTCCTCGTCGCCGCCGCGCAGCGGCGGTTCGACCTGGCCCTGCAGGTCTACGGCGACCGGCCGGCGGCGAACCGGGTCACCGCGGCCCTGGGGGCCCGGCTGACCGGCGGGTTCGCCCCGACCGGATGGCAGCCGCCGAGCGGCACCGGCGGCCTGCACCTGCGCTACCCGCTGGACGTGCACGAGGTCGACCGGCACCTGCGGCTGTTCGAGCACCTGGGGCTGCCGCCCGGTGCTCCGGCCCCGATGAGCTTTCCCCTCTCGGGCGGGGGATGA
- a CDS encoding glycosyltransferase: MPHSADRSAEPHVLRLCSVFEPAGLIDGELDHGAARFDPIGGMQNHTAALTRCLDAHGLTQTVVTSRLAGPTGVSRLGRRTRIQRTGLPTARFRQLWALSALPAVLRTPPGGRVDVVHAHQGEDIATLLLARLAARRHRCPLVVSVHCSVGHTLRGRSPRARLLHTVGGAVERSTLRRAEAVIVLTARTARALADDGVAAERVSTIPSGFDPALFGGHGSDVFPEAGRPRIGYVGRLAEQKRADVLVHAFGRMAEEAALVVVGDGPERERVRQLVRASPVAERITMTGFVDHSAVPGVLASLDVLVLPSAYEEMGSVLVEAMAAGLPVVASDVGGIPEVVRDGETGLLVPPGDVDALAGALDRLVADGRLRSRLAAGARIRARAYGWPYLSGCVAEVYQRVRAPDPLLARPA; this comes from the coding sequence GTGCCGCACTCCGCCGACAGGTCCGCGGAGCCGCACGTTCTCCGGCTGTGCAGCGTCTTCGAGCCCGCCGGCCTGATCGACGGGGAGCTGGACCACGGCGCCGCGCGGTTCGACCCGATCGGCGGCATGCAGAACCACACGGCCGCGCTGACCCGGTGCCTCGACGCGCACGGCCTGACCCAGACCGTGGTCACCTCCCGCCTGGCCGGTCCCACGGGGGTCTCCCGGCTCGGCCGGCGCACCCGGATCCAGCGCACCGGCCTCCCGACCGCCCGGTTCCGGCAGCTGTGGGCGCTCAGCGCTCTCCCCGCGGTCCTGCGCACCCCTCCCGGCGGCCGGGTCGACGTCGTCCACGCCCACCAGGGCGAGGACATCGCGACGCTGCTGCTCGCCCGGCTGGCCGCTCGCCGGCACCGGTGTCCGCTCGTGGTGAGCGTGCACTGCAGCGTCGGCCACACCCTGCGCGGACGCTCGCCGCGCGCCCGTCTCCTGCACACCGTCGGGGGCGCCGTCGAACGGAGCACCCTCCGGAGGGCCGAGGCCGTCATCGTCCTGACCGCACGCACGGCCCGCGCCCTGGCCGACGACGGGGTGGCTGCGGAACGGGTGTCGACCATCCCGTCCGGCTTCGACCCGGCCCTGTTCGGCGGCCACGGGAGCGACGTCTTCCCCGAGGCCGGCCGGCCGCGGATCGGGTACGTCGGCCGGCTGGCCGAGCAGAAGCGGGCCGACGTCCTGGTGCACGCCTTCGGCCGGATGGCGGAGGAGGCCGCACTGGTCGTCGTCGGTGACGGGCCGGAACGGGAGCGGGTCCGGCAGCTGGTGCGCGCGAGCCCGGTGGCGGAACGGATCACGATGACCGGCTTCGTCGACCACTCGGCCGTCCCGGGGGTGCTGGCCTCGCTGGACGTCCTGGTGCTGCCGTCGGCGTACGAGGAGATGGGGTCGGTCCTGGTCGAGGCCATGGCCGCCGGACTGCCGGTGGTGGCCAGTGACGTCGGCGGGATCCCCGAGGTCGTCCGGGACGGCGAGACCGGGCTCCTGGTCCCGCCGGGTGACGTCGACGCGCTGGCCGGCGCGCTGGACCGGCTGGTCGCCGACGGCCGGCTGCGCTCCCGGCTGGCCGCGGGCGCTCGGATCCGTGCGCGGGCCTACGGCTGGCCGTACCTGTCCGGATGCGTGGCGGAGGTCTACCAGCGGGTCCGGGCCCCGGACCCGCTCCTCGCGCGGCCGGCGTGA
- a CDS encoding glycosyltransferase, whose translation MTAPLVAVLIPVHDQAAFLPRALDGLLSQRVPDWEAVVVDDGSPDPAAVAAVLAATPDDRIRLRRRPGNLGLGATLNEALDATSAPVVAYLPADDVWFADHLVRLLDCLADPTVVLARSGLSEPAETPYPQLVQVAHRRTGDRWTERAELESDDLGRLYWGAVSRRGRSADTGRVTCAWTRHPRQRSRAIRESFDGGLNVFRGRYRVAGPLRFASTDGGETDEVARYARFRDAAHPEASDGLDVLVVGELAFNPERVLALAERGHRLAGLWTPDGLGDATIGPLPFGHVPDLDRDHWQEAVRARRPEVVWAQLNWRAVPFAHAVRSAFPELPFVWHFKEAPQRSIVRGEWPLLADLVCGADACLLATEEERDWFAAALRGRVDPARLGVLDGDLPKRDWLDSPLSPKLSDADGESHAVVVGRPSGFDAEWVVELARRGVHTHLYGQVRAPGPKGAWVAWLDEALAAAPEHVHLHPAVGPEDWVTELSRYDAGWLHRFASDNGGELARATWDDLNSPARLPVLLAAGLPLLQQANPGSLVSVERVLRADGTGLFYRSADDVAAVLGEERAGRRGGQAALAVRERHTFDAHADRLVGLFRSIAG comes from the coding sequence GTGACCGCGCCCCTGGTCGCCGTGCTGATCCCGGTCCACGACCAGGCGGCGTTCCTGCCGCGGGCCCTCGACGGCCTGCTGAGCCAGCGGGTTCCGGACTGGGAGGCCGTGGTCGTCGACGACGGTTCCCCCGATCCGGCAGCCGTGGCCGCCGTCCTCGCCGCCACGCCCGACGACCGGATCCGCCTCCGCCGCCGGCCGGGCAACCTCGGGCTGGGCGCCACCCTCAACGAGGCACTGGACGCGACCAGCGCACCGGTCGTCGCCTACCTGCCCGCCGACGACGTCTGGTTCGCCGACCACCTCGTCCGGCTCCTCGACTGCCTGGCCGACCCCACCGTCGTCCTGGCCCGGAGCGGCCTGTCCGAGCCGGCGGAGACCCCGTACCCGCAGCTGGTCCAGGTCGCGCACCGCCGGACCGGCGACCGGTGGACCGAGCGGGCCGAGCTGGAGAGCGACGACCTCGGCCGGCTGTACTGGGGCGCGGTCTCCCGGCGGGGCCGCTCCGCGGACACCGGCCGGGTCACCTGTGCGTGGACCCGGCACCCCCGGCAGCGGTCGCGGGCGATCCGGGAGTCCTTCGACGGCGGGCTCAACGTCTTCCGCGGCCGCTACCGGGTCGCCGGGCCGCTGCGGTTCGCCTCCACCGACGGCGGCGAGACCGACGAGGTGGCCCGCTACGCCCGATTCCGGGACGCCGCCCATCCGGAGGCCTCCGACGGCCTGGACGTGCTGGTCGTCGGTGAGCTGGCCTTCAACCCGGAACGGGTTTTGGCGCTGGCCGAGCGCGGCCACCGGCTCGCCGGCCTCTGGACTCCCGACGGACTGGGGGACGCGACGATCGGGCCGCTGCCGTTCGGCCACGTCCCGGACCTGGACCGCGACCACTGGCAGGAGGCGGTCCGCGCCCGCCGGCCGGAGGTGGTGTGGGCCCAGCTGAACTGGCGGGCCGTCCCCTTCGCGCACGCGGTGCGCAGCGCCTTCCCCGAGCTGCCGTTCGTCTGGCACTTCAAGGAGGCGCCGCAGCGCAGCATCGTCCGGGGCGAGTGGCCGCTGCTCGCCGACCTCGTCTGCGGCGCCGACGCCTGCCTGCTCGCGACCGAGGAGGAGCGCGACTGGTTCGCCGCCGCGCTGCGCGGTCGGGTCGACCCGGCTCGCCTGGGCGTGCTGGACGGCGACCTGCCCAAGCGCGACTGGCTCGACTCCCCGCTGAGCCCGAAGCTGTCGGACGCCGACGGGGAGAGCCACGCGGTCGTCGTCGGCCGCCCGTCCGGGTTCGACGCGGAGTGGGTCGTGGAGCTCGCCCGGCGCGGGGTGCACACCCACCTCTACGGGCAGGTGCGGGCGCCCGGCCCGAAGGGCGCGTGGGTCGCCTGGCTGGACGAGGCGCTGGCCGCCGCTCCGGAGCACGTGCACCTGCACCCGGCGGTGGGGCCGGAGGACTGGGTGACCGAGCTGTCCCGCTACGACGCCGGCTGGCTGCACCGGTTCGCCAGCGACAACGGCGGCGAACTGGCGCGGGCCACCTGGGACGACCTCAACTCCCCCGCCCGGCTCCCGGTGCTGCTCGCCGCCGGCCTGCCGCTGCTGCAGCAGGCCAACCCCGGATCGCTGGTGTCGGTCGAGCGGGTGCTGCGTGCGGACGGGACCGGGTTGTTCTACCGGTCGGCCGACGACGTGGCCGCCGTGCTGGGCGAGGAGCGGGCCGGGCGCCGGGGCGGGCAGGCGGCGCTGGCGGTGCGCGAGCGCCACACCTTCGACGCGCACGCCGACCGGCTCGTCGGGCTCTTCCGGTCGATCGCGGGCTGA
- a CDS encoding zinc-dependent alcohol dehydrogenase: MSGRAVRSIGVPEPGRPAILDDVEPEPAPGQAWVTTLWSGISAGTEVALVRGTDPHHRAGWDPELRAFGPGGRLAGYPVPGLGYMEVGRITESRAGALPEGLLVAMAYGHRTGRCADPGGAVVIPVPDDLDPLLGIYLAQMGPICGNGLLHAAAAFAGPGATIDDGVRGRQVLITGAGVIGLLSALLAVRYGAGDVVVAEPSPERRAVAEALGLTAVDDADGQAWSAVKQRWRNGPGDHGADVVLQCRGHDAALATALKALRPQGVVVDLGFYQGGAPNVRLGEEFHHNGLSVVCAQIGRVPRGMAGTWPRAALAAVTLDLLRQRGDEVRRHLVTDVLRFEDGPALLADLAARRLPGSPLQAVLRFDEPG; the protein is encoded by the coding sequence GTGAGCGGGCGGGCGGTCCGGTCGATCGGCGTTCCCGAGCCCGGCCGGCCGGCGATCCTGGACGACGTCGAGCCCGAACCCGCCCCGGGCCAGGCCTGGGTCACGACGCTGTGGAGCGGGATCAGCGCCGGCACGGAGGTCGCGCTCGTCCGCGGCACCGATCCCCACCACCGGGCGGGCTGGGACCCGGAGCTGCGGGCGTTCGGCCCGGGAGGGCGGCTCGCGGGCTACCCGGTGCCCGGCCTGGGCTACATGGAGGTCGGCCGGATCACCGAGAGCCGGGCGGGCGCCCTCCCCGAGGGCCTGCTGGTCGCCATGGCCTACGGCCACCGGACCGGCCGGTGCGCCGACCCGGGTGGGGCCGTCGTGATCCCGGTGCCCGACGACCTGGACCCGCTGCTGGGCATCTACCTCGCCCAGATGGGGCCGATCTGCGGAAACGGGCTGCTGCACGCGGCGGCCGCCTTCGCCGGGCCGGGGGCGACGATCGACGACGGCGTCCGCGGACGGCAGGTCCTGATCACCGGAGCGGGGGTCATCGGCCTGCTCAGCGCGCTGCTCGCCGTCCGGTACGGGGCGGGCGACGTGGTGGTCGCCGAGCCGTCGCCCGAGCGTCGCGCGGTCGCCGAGGCCCTGGGCCTGACCGCCGTCGACGACGCGGACGGGCAGGCCTGGTCCGCCGTCAAGCAGCGCTGGCGCAACGGCCCCGGCGACCACGGCGCCGACGTCGTCCTGCAGTGCCGGGGCCACGACGCCGCGCTGGCCACGGCGTTGAAGGCGCTGCGGCCGCAAGGCGTCGTCGTGGACCTGGGCTTCTACCAGGGCGGGGCGCCGAACGTCCGGCTCGGCGAGGAGTTCCACCACAACGGCCTGTCGGTGGTCTGCGCGCAGATCGGCCGGGTGCCGCGCGGCATGGCCGGCACCTGGCCCCGTGCAGCGCTGGCCGCGGTCACCCTCGACCTGCTGCGGCAGCGGGGGGACGAGGTCCGCCGGCACCTGGTCACGGACGTCCTCCGGTTCGAGGACGGGCCGGCTCTCCTCGCCGACCTGGCCGCCCGTCGGCTGCCCGGCTCACCGCTGCAGGCGGTGCTGCGATTCGACGAGCCGGGCTGA
- a CDS encoding Gfo/Idh/MocA family protein, giving the protein MTTRIGLVGAGFIGGRHADSLAAQDGVAVVGVADPRADRAAAVAGRVGARAYAGWADLLDAEDLDALYVCVPPHGHGAVEEAAIGLGLALFVEKPLATDLATAERLAARIGDAGLLTSVGYHWRYLDTVETARGLLAETPARMVLAAWLDKAPGVDWWARQKQSGGQTVEQATHLFDVARMLVGEVSGGSAVGSRSPEGPGDILDVCTAALRFESGAVGSFSSSCLLPRGTRIGIELVAPGLGLELTEHQLVVSDRDGRRTVDRQVDPIAAEDRAFVAAVRGADDDVRAPYAEALRTHRLVTAVAAAAAGNGTVQLPATIGAQR; this is encoded by the coding sequence ATGACCACACGCATCGGGCTGGTCGGCGCGGGCTTCATCGGCGGGCGGCACGCGGACTCGCTCGCCGCCCAGGACGGGGTGGCGGTGGTCGGCGTCGCCGACCCGCGGGCCGACCGCGCAGCGGCCGTGGCCGGGCGGGTGGGCGCCCGGGCCTACGCCGGCTGGGCCGATCTCCTCGACGCCGAGGATCTCGACGCCCTCTACGTCTGCGTCCCGCCGCACGGGCACGGTGCGGTCGAGGAGGCGGCGATCGGGCTCGGTCTCGCGCTGTTCGTGGAGAAGCCGCTCGCCACCGACCTCGCGACGGCCGAGCGGCTGGCCGCCCGGATCGGGGACGCCGGGCTGCTCACCTCGGTCGGCTACCACTGGCGCTACCTGGACACCGTGGAGACCGCCCGCGGGCTGCTGGCGGAGACCCCGGCCCGGATGGTGCTCGCCGCCTGGCTGGACAAGGCGCCCGGCGTCGACTGGTGGGCCCGGCAGAAGCAGTCCGGAGGGCAGACGGTGGAGCAGGCGACCCACCTGTTCGACGTCGCCCGGATGCTGGTCGGGGAGGTTTCCGGCGGGTCGGCGGTCGGCTCGCGGTCGCCGGAGGGCCCCGGGGACATCCTCGACGTCTGCACGGCCGCCCTCCGGTTCGAGTCCGGCGCGGTCGGCTCCTTCTCCAGCAGCTGCCTGCTGCCGCGGGGCACCCGGATCGGGATCGAGCTGGTCGCCCCCGGGCTCGGGCTGGAGCTGACCGAGCACCAGCTGGTGGTCTCCGACCGGGACGGCCGGCGCACCGTCGACCGGCAGGTCGATCCGATCGCCGCCGAGGACCGGGCCTTCGTGGCCGCGGTGCGTGGTGCGGACGACGACGTCCGCGCGCCGTACGCGGAGGCGCTGCGCACCCACCGGCTGGTGACCGCGGTCGCCGCGGCGGCCGCCGGGAACGGCACCGTGCAGCTGCCGGCCACCATCGGGGCGCAGCGGTGA